One segment of Triticum aestivum cultivar Chinese Spring chromosome 2A, IWGSC CS RefSeq v2.1, whole genome shotgun sequence DNA contains the following:
- the LOC123190234 gene encoding organic cation/carnitine transporter 7 isoform X1: MLSKPPSDPAGKLSIEMMEDEQSATYTVDDALISSGFGKYQILILSYAGIGLIAEAMEMMLLSFVGPSVQLEWNLTAHQESMITSVVFVGMLIGAYSWGVVSDNYGRRKGFLFTAIMTSGAGFLSAFSPNYVALMALRFLVGIGLGGGPVLGSWFLEFVPAPSRGTWMVVLSAFWTVGTIFEASLAWVVMPKYGWRWLLALSSVPSLLLLLFYAITPESPRFLCMKGRTMEAVDVLEKMARLNSAQLPSGKLVSDKNIELDEVSESATLLSATAKAAKEEENDNIKEDEGSDFGGFKSVSKLLSPKLLRATLLLWMAFFGNAFSYYGIVLLTSELSNGNRICAKQEVESVHSNNSSLYKNVFISSFAEIPGSFVSIMIVDRIGRRLSMASMLFTSCVFLFPLVFSRTEILTRISLFGARLCISASFTIVYIYAPEIYPTSVRTTGIGVASSVGRIGGILCPLVAVALVHNCHQTTAILLFELVVFLSGVAVMFFPFETKGCRLNDTEADMH; encoded by the exons ATGCTATCCAAGCCACCCTCTGATCCGGCCGGCAAGCTCTCGATCGAAATG ATGGAGGACGAACAATCAGCCACATATACTGTGGATGACGCCCTTATATCTTCAGGTTTTGGGAAGTACCAAATATTGATTCTCTCCTATGCTGGGATAGGCTTAATCGCAGAAGCAATGGAGATGATGCTGCTATCATTTGTTGGTCCATCCGTTCAGTTAGAATGGAATCTTACTGCTCACCAGGAAAGCATGATTACAAGTGTTGTTTTTGTTGGAATGCTAATAGGAGCTTACTCTTGGGGTGTGGTCTCAGATAACTATGGAAGGAG GAAAGGGTTTCTCTTTACTGCCATTATGACGAGTGGAGCTGGATTCCTGAGTGCCTTTTCTCCAAACTATGTAGCTTTAATGGCTCTACGGTTTTTAGTTGGTATTGGCTTGGGAGGAGGACCTGTTCTTGGATCTTGGTTCTTGGAATTTGTTCCTGCTCCAAGTAGAGGAACTTGGATGGTGGTACTCTCAGCATTTTGGACTGTCGGTACCATCTTCGAGGCTTCGCTTGCATGG GTAGTTATGCCCAAGTATGGCTGGAGGTGGTTGCTAGCATTATCATCTGTGCCGTCTCTCCTCCTGCTTTTGTTTTATGCTATCACACCCGAGTCGCCAAGGTTCCTCTGCATGAAAGGCAGAACAATGGAGGCTGTGGATGTACTGGAGAAAATGGCAAGGTTAAACAGTGCACAACTCCCTTCGGGTAAGCTTGTTTCTGACAAGAACATTGAGCTAGATGAAGTTTCCGAGTCTGCAACGCTTCTGTCTGCTACTGCTAAAGCTGCTAAAGAAGAAGAAAACGACAACATCAAGGAAGACGAAGGTTCCGATTTTGGAGGTTTCAAGTCTGTTTCTAAGCTGTTGTCACCAAAATTGCTCAGAGCAACTCTGCTTCTGTGGATGGCTTTCTTTGGGAATGCATTTTCGTATTATGGTATTGTTCTGTTGACATCGGAGTTAAGTAACGGAAATAGGATATGTGCAAAACAGGAGGTTGAATCTGTACACTCGAACAACTCAAGCCTGTACAAAAACGTGTTTATTTCTAGCTTTGCAG AGATTCCAGGGTCATTCGTGTCGATCATGATCGTGGATAGAATTGGGCGAAGGCTTTCAATGGCTTCGATGCTCTTCACTAGCTGTGTCTTTTTATTCCCACTAGTGTTTTCCCGCACAGAAATACTGACAAGAATCTCATTATTCGGTGCCCGGCTCTGCATTTCTGCGAGCTTCACAATCGTATACATATACGCTCCCGAG ATCTACCCAACCTCGGTGAGGACGACAGGCATCGGAGTCGCCAGCTCGGTCGGCAGGATCGGCGGCATTCTGTGCCCCCTCGTCGCCGTTGCTCTGGTGCACAACTGCCATCAGACGACTGCGATCCTCCTCTTCGAGCTCGTGGTTTTCCTCTCGGGGGTGGCTGTCATGTTCTTCCCTTTCGAGACAAAAGGCTGCAGGCTCAACGACACCGAGGCCGATATGCATTGA
- the LOC123190234 gene encoding organic cation/carnitine transporter 7 isoform X2, protein MEGGRKGFLFTAIMTSGAGFLSAFSPNYVALMALRFLVGIGLGGGPVLGSWFLEFVPAPSRGTWMVVLSAFWTVGTIFEASLAWVVMPKYGWRWLLALSSVPSLLLLLFYAITPESPRFLCMKGRTMEAVDVLEKMARLNSAQLPSGKLVSDKNIELDEVSESATLLSATAKAAKEEENDNIKEDEGSDFGGFKSVSKLLSPKLLRATLLLWMAFFGNAFSYYGIVLLTSELSNGNRICAKQEVESVHSNNSSLYKNVFISSFAEIPGSFVSIMIVDRIGRRLSMASMLFTSCVFLFPLVFSRTEILTRISLFGARLCISASFTIVYIYAPEIYPTSVRTTGIGVASSVGRIGGILCPLVAVALVHNCHQTTAILLFELVVFLSGVAVMFFPFETKGCRLNDTEADMH, encoded by the exons ATGGAAGGAGGCAG GAAAGGGTTTCTCTTTACTGCCATTATGACGAGTGGAGCTGGATTCCTGAGTGCCTTTTCTCCAAACTATGTAGCTTTAATGGCTCTACGGTTTTTAGTTGGTATTGGCTTGGGAGGAGGACCTGTTCTTGGATCTTGGTTCTTGGAATTTGTTCCTGCTCCAAGTAGAGGAACTTGGATGGTGGTACTCTCAGCATTTTGGACTGTCGGTACCATCTTCGAGGCTTCGCTTGCATGG GTAGTTATGCCCAAGTATGGCTGGAGGTGGTTGCTAGCATTATCATCTGTGCCGTCTCTCCTCCTGCTTTTGTTTTATGCTATCACACCCGAGTCGCCAAGGTTCCTCTGCATGAAAGGCAGAACAATGGAGGCTGTGGATGTACTGGAGAAAATGGCAAGGTTAAACAGTGCACAACTCCCTTCGGGTAAGCTTGTTTCTGACAAGAACATTGAGCTAGATGAAGTTTCCGAGTCTGCAACGCTTCTGTCTGCTACTGCTAAAGCTGCTAAAGAAGAAGAAAACGACAACATCAAGGAAGACGAAGGTTCCGATTTTGGAGGTTTCAAGTCTGTTTCTAAGCTGTTGTCACCAAAATTGCTCAGAGCAACTCTGCTTCTGTGGATGGCTTTCTTTGGGAATGCATTTTCGTATTATGGTATTGTTCTGTTGACATCGGAGTTAAGTAACGGAAATAGGATATGTGCAAAACAGGAGGTTGAATCTGTACACTCGAACAACTCAAGCCTGTACAAAAACGTGTTTATTTCTAGCTTTGCAG AGATTCCAGGGTCATTCGTGTCGATCATGATCGTGGATAGAATTGGGCGAAGGCTTTCAATGGCTTCGATGCTCTTCACTAGCTGTGTCTTTTTATTCCCACTAGTGTTTTCCCGCACAGAAATACTGACAAGAATCTCATTATTCGGTGCCCGGCTCTGCATTTCTGCGAGCTTCACAATCGTATACATATACGCTCCCGAG ATCTACCCAACCTCGGTGAGGACGACAGGCATCGGAGTCGCCAGCTCGGTCGGCAGGATCGGCGGCATTCTGTGCCCCCTCGTCGCCGTTGCTCTGGTGCACAACTGCCATCAGACGACTGCGATCCTCCTCTTCGAGCTCGTGGTTTTCCTCTCGGGGGTGGCTGTCATGTTCTTCCCTTTCGAGACAAAAGGCTGCAGGCTCAACGACACCGAGGCCGATATGCATTGA